A stretch of the Terriglobia bacterium genome encodes the following:
- the fmt gene encoding methionyl-tRNA formyltransferase → MKLVFCGTPAFAVPTLKLALRAGYDVPLVVTQPDRPVGREQTLTAPPVKTTAMEEGIPVVQPEKIRNNAEFRAQMEALRPDAILVVAYGRIIPKWMLELPRLGNLNLHASLLPKYRGAAPIQWAIACGETVTGVTTMRIDAGLDTGDMLLKAEMPIAADDTAVTLAPRLSQLGASLLIETLRGFEAGEMQPTKQDDSQATLAPILKKEDGRIDFSLSATEIFNRLRGFQPWPGAFTTFRGKQLTVHAARPGVGLQLEQAEVTVSGDRLLVGCGQRSVLDLMEVQPEGKKRMSARDFANGYRPQPGEMLGR, encoded by the coding sequence ATGAAGCTGGTCTTCTGCGGGACGCCCGCGTTCGCTGTGCCCACGCTGAAGCTGGCGCTGCGAGCCGGCTACGATGTGCCGCTGGTGGTGACGCAGCCGGATCGGCCGGTGGGCCGCGAGCAGACGCTGACCGCGCCTCCCGTCAAAACGACGGCGATGGAAGAGGGGATTCCGGTGGTGCAGCCGGAGAAGATCAGGAACAATGCTGAGTTTCGAGCGCAGATGGAGGCTCTGCGGCCGGATGCGATCCTGGTGGTCGCCTACGGGCGCATCATTCCGAAATGGATGCTGGAGCTGCCGCGGCTGGGCAATCTCAATCTGCACGCCTCGTTGCTGCCGAAGTATCGCGGGGCGGCGCCGATTCAGTGGGCGATTGCTTGCGGCGAAACCGTGACCGGTGTGACCACGATGCGCATCGATGCCGGACTCGACACAGGCGACATGCTGCTGAAAGCGGAGATGCCAATTGCAGCGGATGATACAGCGGTCACACTTGCGCCGAGGCTTTCGCAGCTTGGAGCGTCGCTGCTGATCGAGACGCTGCGCGGATTTGAAGCCGGCGAGATGCAGCCCACGAAACAGGATGATTCGCAGGCGACGCTGGCGCCGATATTGAAGAAAGAAGATGGGCGGATCGATTTTTCGCTCAGCGCGACGGAAATTTTCAATCGGCTGCGCGGGTTTCAGCCGTGGCCGGGCGCGTTCACCACGTTTCGTGGAAAGCAGTTGACGGTTCATGCGGCCCGGCCAGGCGTGGGGCTACAGCTTGAGCAGGCCGAAGTAACGGTTTCCGGGGACCGCCTGCTCGTCGGATGCGGCCAACGCAGCGTGCTGGATTTGATGGAAGTGCAGCCTGAAGGGAAGAAACGCATGAGTGCAAGAGATTTCGCCAACGGTTATCGACCGCAGCCTGGAGAGATGTTAGGAAGGTAA
- the def gene encoding peptide deformylase: protein MIREIVKYPDPILQRPTEKIAEFNEELRTLAADMFESMYKAQGIGLAAPQIGVGRRITVIDLSNKQNPKDKIVLVNPEIVHKEGRQVEEEGCLSLPDIRDKVTRASKVKVKAQDLDGNWIELEGSELLARAFQHEIDHLDGILFPWRLSGLKRDLILRKIRKLQRTGEWK, encoded by the coding sequence ATGATCAGGGAAATTGTTAAATATCCGGACCCAATTTTGCAGCGGCCGACCGAGAAGATTGCGGAGTTCAACGAAGAGTTGCGCACGCTGGCGGCCGATATGTTTGAGTCGATGTATAAGGCGCAGGGCATTGGCCTGGCGGCGCCGCAGATCGGGGTGGGCAGGCGCATCACGGTCATCGACCTCAGCAACAAACAGAACCCGAAAGACAAGATCGTGCTGGTGAATCCGGAGATCGTGCACAAGGAAGGCAGGCAGGTGGAGGAGGAGGGCTGCCTGAGCCTGCCCGACATTCGCGACAAGGTGACGCGCGCGTCGAAGGTGAAGGTGAAGGCCCAGGATCTGGACGGGAACTGGATTGAACTGGAGGGGAGCGAGCTGCTGGCGCGCGCCTTCCAGCATGAGATCGATCATCTGGACGGGATTCTGTTCCCCTGGCGGCTGAGCGGGCTGAAGCGGGACCTGATTTTGCGGAAGATTCGCAAGCTGCAGAGAACCGGCGAGTGGAAATGA